In a single window of the Actinomycetota bacterium genome:
- a CDS encoding (Fe-S)-binding protein produces MPGLRLHLTDAELASCVSCGLCLPHCPTFRATGEEALSPRGRIAAMRAVQWEGAPADDDFLRFVETCVQCRGCEPACPSGVQFGRLMEGTRAALATDHRITPRWQRLGLRLLGRHRLLLAGSSVLAAAQRARLVPGRLGLAGLRVRRPPALTPTGGDVWLFTGCVMDAWMRDVHHATAAIVTAAGVTYALPGPGGACCGALHVHAGLEREARRLARRVIDSMPGSAPIVVNSAGCGAMLKDYDHLLGSPEAAAFSKRVVDVHEWLVPHLDELPPAKVHLGPVVVQDPCHLRHVQKAHLAVRSVLTRVADVVELDDDGLCCGAGGAYSVLQPELAGEIRQRKLASIARAAAFAGSGDEALVVASANPGCAMHLAAAGVTVVHPIELLAAGVLAGHTVEVRRSP; encoded by the coding sequence ATGCCGGGGCTCCGCCTGCACCTCACCGACGCCGAGCTGGCGTCGTGCGTGAGCTGTGGGCTGTGCCTTCCCCACTGCCCGACGTTTCGGGCCACTGGTGAGGAGGCGCTATCTCCGCGGGGACGGATCGCGGCGATGCGGGCCGTGCAGTGGGAGGGCGCGCCGGCCGACGACGACTTCCTCCGCTTCGTCGAGACGTGCGTGCAGTGCCGCGGATGCGAGCCGGCATGCCCGAGCGGGGTGCAGTTCGGCCGCCTGATGGAGGGCACCCGTGCCGCGCTCGCCACCGACCACCGGATCACGCCGCGCTGGCAGCGGCTCGGCCTCCGCCTGCTCGGGCGACACCGCCTGCTGCTCGCCGGTTCGTCGGTGCTCGCCGCCGCGCAGCGCGCGCGGTTGGTGCCTGGCCGGCTCGGGCTCGCCGGTCTGAGGGTGCGGCGGCCACCGGCGCTGACGCCGACCGGTGGAGACGTGTGGCTGTTCACCGGATGCGTGATGGACGCGTGGATGCGCGACGTGCACCACGCCACCGCGGCGATCGTGACCGCCGCCGGCGTGACCTACGCGCTGCCCGGCCCCGGCGGGGCGTGCTGCGGGGCGCTGCACGTGCACGCCGGGCTCGAGCGCGAGGCTCGACGGCTGGCCCGCCGGGTGATCGACTCGATGCCCGGCAGCGCGCCGATCGTGGTCAACTCCGCCGGGTGCGGAGCGATGCTGAAGGACTACGACCACCTGCTCGGCTCACCGGAGGCAGCGGCCTTCAGCAAACGGGTGGTCGACGTCCACGAGTGGCTGGTGCCCCACCTCGACGAGTTGCCGCCGGCGAAGGTGCACCTCGGCCCGGTCGTCGTCCAAGACCCGTGCCACCTCCGCCATGTGCAGAAGGCCCACCTCGCGGTGCGTAGCGTGCTCACGCGCGTCGCCGACGTGGTCGAGCTCGACGACGACGGGCTGTGCTGCGGTGCCGGCGGCGCGTACTCGGTGCTCCAACCCGAGCTCGCGGGCGAGATCAGGCAGCGCAAGCTGGCCTCCATCGCCCGCGCGGCGGCCTTCGCTGGCTCCGGCGACGAGGCCCTCGTGGTGGCCAGCGCGAACCCGGGGTGTGCGATGCACCTCGCCGCGGCGGGCGTCACCGTCGTCCACCCGATCGAGCTGCTCGCCGCCGGCGTGCTCGCCGGTCACACCGTCGAGGTACGGAGGTCCCCGTGA
- a CDS encoding aldehyde dehydrogenase family protein: MTPIEDIAGIVERVRIGAESALMRDIAFRRTQLRQLRRLLVENEDRFVEALAADFAKPPVETYATEIAFTVGEIDHALKHLDSWLRPRKVRVPLTIQPGKAKVVPEPLGTVLVIAPWNYPVQLTYAPLVPAIAAGNTVVVKPSEVTERTSALIAELTPRYLDERVVQVVTGAVAETTELLKQRFDHVFYTGNGAVARVVMKAAAEHLTPVTLELGGKSPVIVAADADIETAARRIAWGKFLNAGQTCVAPDYVLVEESAEQRLLDALAKAIGSFFGSDPKSSPDFARIVSQKQYQRLSGLLDAGGYDVTVVGGDRDVASRYISPTVLAGVKPDAAIMQEEIFGPVLAVLPVSDIGEAIRFVNDRDKPLALYVFTSAEATAERVVELTSSGGVCVNHVMLHLAVPELPFGGVGPSGMGAYHGRAGFDTLSHAKPVLAKRLRPDPPVLYPPYTSFKEKLLRRFM; this comes from the coding sequence ATGACGCCCATCGAAGACATCGCCGGCATCGTCGAGCGCGTGCGCATCGGCGCCGAGAGCGCCCTGATGCGTGACATCGCGTTCCGTCGCACCCAGCTCCGTCAGCTCCGCCGGCTGCTCGTCGAGAACGAAGACCGCTTCGTCGAGGCGCTGGCCGCGGACTTCGCCAAGCCGCCCGTCGAGACGTACGCCACCGAGATCGCGTTCACCGTCGGCGAGATCGACCACGCGCTGAAGCACCTCGACTCCTGGCTGCGCCCACGCAAGGTGCGGGTGCCGCTCACCATCCAGCCGGGCAAGGCGAAGGTGGTGCCCGAGCCGCTCGGCACGGTGCTCGTCATCGCCCCGTGGAACTACCCCGTGCAGCTCACCTACGCGCCGCTCGTCCCCGCGATCGCCGCCGGCAACACCGTGGTGGTGAAGCCGAGCGAGGTCACCGAGCGCACCTCGGCGTTGATCGCCGAGCTGACCCCGCGCTACCTCGACGAGCGGGTGGTGCAGGTGGTCACCGGCGCGGTGGCAGAGACCACCGAGCTGCTCAAGCAGCGGTTCGACCACGTCTTCTACACCGGCAACGGTGCGGTGGCCCGAGTGGTGATGAAGGCTGCCGCCGAGCATCTCACCCCGGTGACGCTCGAGCTCGGCGGCAAGAGCCCGGTGATCGTCGCGGCCGACGCCGACATCGAGACCGCGGCGCGGCGCATCGCGTGGGGCAAGTTCTTGAACGCCGGTCAGACGTGCGTGGCGCCCGACTACGTGCTGGTGGAGGAGTCCGCCGAGCAGCGTCTGCTCGACGCGCTCGCGAAGGCCATCGGCAGCTTCTTCGGCTCCGACCCGAAGTCGTCGCCCGACTTCGCCCGGATCGTCAGCCAGAAGCAGTACCAGCGCCTCTCCGGGCTGCTCGACGCCGGTGGATACGACGTCACCGTCGTCGGAGGCGACCGCGATGTCGCTTCGCGCTACATCTCCCCCACCGTGCTCGCCGGCGTCAAGCCCGACGCGGCGATCATGCAGGAGGAGATCTTCGGCCCGGTGCTGGCGGTGCTCCCGGTATCCGACATCGGCGAAGCGATCCGCTTCGTCAACGACCGCGACAAGCCGCTCGCGCTCTACGTGTTCACCTCCGCCGAGGCCACCGCCGAGCGGGTCGTGGAGCTCACGTCCTCGGGCGGGGTGTGCGTCAACCACGTCATGCTCCATCTCGCGGTGCCCGAGCTGCCCTTCGGCGGGGTGGGCCCGAGCGGGATGGGCGCGTACCACGGCCGGGCCGGATTCGACACGCTCAGCCACGCCAAGCCTGTGCTCGCGAAGCGGCTCCGTCCCGACCCGCCGGTGCTGTACCCGCCCTACACCTCGTTCAAGGAGAAGCTGCTCCGGCGCTTCATGTGA
- a CDS encoding aminoglycoside phosphotransferase family protein, with product MTSPREVLPLVVEPPDAELAVVAATLGAARWGLPEPELVRVGMNGVFVAGDVVLRVSRPTADPSCTIALADLLATEGVRVARPARREVVHAEGGLTITAWERIDHDPTRSVDYERVGAMVRAVHRIDVNRVGKLHPLPWCGSFPWWDHTRLLAEVDDLLDDSSRRAITACIERHAGWPERARRAGLVVCHGDVHPGNVLTDDAGPVLGDWDLLCLGPPGWDHAPLLMWHERWGGEPGAYEAFATGYGETLRDDDVAVALAELRLVAATSMRLRAARLDPADAVEAERRLQWWRGDPAAPVWRAR from the coding sequence ATGACCTCGCCTCGGGAGGTGCTGCCGCTCGTCGTCGAACCACCCGACGCGGAGCTCGCCGTGGTCGCGGCCACGCTCGGCGCCGCGCGTTGGGGGCTACCCGAGCCTGAGCTCGTGCGGGTGGGGATGAACGGCGTGTTCGTGGCCGGCGACGTGGTGCTCCGCGTGAGCCGACCGACCGCCGACCCGTCGTGCACCATCGCCCTTGCCGACCTGCTCGCCACCGAGGGCGTGCGCGTCGCCCGGCCCGCTCGCCGCGAGGTGGTGCACGCCGAAGGGGGGCTGACGATCACCGCGTGGGAGCGGATCGACCACGACCCGACCCGCTCCGTCGACTACGAACGGGTAGGCGCGATGGTGCGCGCCGTGCACCGCATCGACGTGAATCGGGTGGGCAAGCTGCACCCGTTGCCGTGGTGCGGCTCGTTTCCGTGGTGGGACCACACCCGACTGCTGGCCGAGGTGGACGACCTGCTCGACGACTCCTCCCGCCGCGCGATCACGGCCTGCATCGAGCGCCACGCCGGGTGGCCCGAGCGCGCTCGCCGGGCCGGGCTCGTCGTCTGTCACGGGGACGTGCACCCGGGCAACGTCTTGACCGACGACGCCGGGCCGGTGCTCGGCGACTGGGATCTGCTGTGCCTCGGCCCGCCCGGGTGGGATCACGCGCCTCTCCTGATGTGGCACGAGCGATGGGGTGGAGAGCCGGGCGCCTACGAGGCGTTCGCCACCGGGTACGGCGAGACACTGCGCGACGACGACGTGGCTGTGGCGCTGGCCGAGCTGCGCCTGGTCGCCGCGACCTCCATGCGTCTGCGCGCGGCGCGGCTCGACCCGGCCGATGCGGTAGAGGCCGAACGCCGCCTGCAATGGTGGCGGGGAGACCCCGCCGCGCCCGTCTGGCGGGCGCGCTGA
- a CDS encoding FAD-binding protein has translation MDGMDVDGVSAGQIDLERFAAEVGGRDAGEVAIAGAGTRGGAPPGVRTVHAPGGIAWFEPAEMTVCCGAGTPVDVLAATLAERGQRVGALPAGGTVGGALAAGSSALTRLGHGPLRDALLQARYVSAAGEVVKAGGPTVKNVSGFDLCRVLVGSWGTLGFIGEVILRTRPLPPVAKWYSTPSETPSDLLARLHRPASVLWDGSTAWVLLEGHADDIAALARGSGLVECDGPPPLPAGGRWSIPPRQIGTLAGTGRYVAEVGVGIVHHEHPAPPREVDPVVRTLNERIKDELDPWHRLNPGIDLFAAGPVPSRR, from the coding sequence GTGGACGGTATGGACGTGGACGGTGTGAGCGCCGGCCAGATCGACCTGGAACGGTTCGCTGCCGAGGTCGGCGGGCGCGACGCCGGTGAGGTGGCGATCGCCGGAGCCGGGACCCGAGGTGGCGCTCCGCCGGGGGTGCGCACGGTGCACGCGCCGGGCGGCATCGCCTGGTTCGAGCCGGCGGAGATGACCGTGTGCTGTGGGGCGGGCACCCCGGTGGACGTGCTCGCCGCAACGCTGGCCGAGCGGGGCCAGCGGGTGGGTGCGCTGCCCGCGGGCGGCACCGTCGGCGGAGCACTCGCCGCCGGCAGCTCGGCGCTCACCCGCCTCGGCCACGGGCCCCTGCGCGACGCGCTGCTGCAGGCCCGCTACGTGAGTGCCGCCGGCGAGGTGGTGAAGGCCGGGGGACCGACGGTGAAGAACGTCAGCGGCTTCGACCTGTGCCGGGTGCTCGTCGGCTCCTGGGGGACGCTCGGCTTCATTGGCGAGGTGATCCTGCGCACCCGCCCGCTGCCGCCGGTGGCGAAGTGGTACTCGACACCCTCGGAGACGCCGTCCGACCTGCTCGCGCGCCTGCACCGCCCGGCGTCGGTGCTGTGGGACGGTTCCACGGCGTGGGTGCTGCTCGAGGGTCACGCCGATGACATCGCCGCGCTCGCCCGCGGCAGCGGCCTCGTCGAGTGCGACGGCCCACCACCGCTGCCCGCCGGTGGCCGTTGGTCGATCCCGCCGAGACAGATCGGCACCCTCGCCGGCACGGGGCGCTATGTGGCCGAGGTGGGGGTCGGCATCGTCCATCACGAGCACCCCGCGCCGCCCCGAGAGGTAGACCCCGTCGTACGCACGCTGAACGAGAGGATCAAGGACGAGCTCGACCCGTGGCACCGCCTGAACCCGGGCATCGATCTGTTCGCTGCCGGACCCGTGCCGTCTCGGCGATGA
- a CDS encoding FAD-binding protein, translated as MPVDALVAELRRELTPQRVRTGPSELGLYRRDASNIEGSASVVALPETTAEVQACVRAAVRHGVAFVPRGSGTGLAGGATPLDGALVISLTKMDRVLSVDVENRLAWVEPGVLNLDLTRAVAAHGLHFAPDPSSQQSCSIGGNVANNSGGPHCLADGVTSAHVLGVEVVLPDGSLALLAGEAPEPDGLDLRGAFVGSEGMFGVATKICVRLTPNPPAVNTMLMDFDSVDAGASTVSAVIAAGILPAALEMMDALCIRAVEEFVHAGLPVDAATVLLVEVTGQPHGVDAESARVVEIARAHGARSVRVAADEAERALLWKGRKSAFGAIARLQPNYYLHDTVVPRHKLPEVLAQVYEIAARHLLMVMNVFHAGDGNLHPLLLYDKREPGVMERVYAAGDEIVRVSVAAGGVLSGEHGIGLEKRDYMPLMFGPADLAAQAALRRAFDPAGLANPHKVLPSPASCSDIQHVPHGAWV; from the coding sequence GTGCCGGTCGACGCTCTGGTCGCCGAGCTGCGCCGCGAGCTGACACCGCAGCGGGTCCGCACCGGGCCGTCCGAGCTCGGCCTGTACCGCCGCGATGCCTCGAACATCGAGGGTTCGGCGTCCGTCGTCGCGCTCCCCGAGACCACCGCCGAGGTGCAGGCCTGCGTGCGGGCAGCGGTGCGCCACGGCGTGGCGTTCGTCCCCCGAGGTTCGGGCACCGGGCTGGCCGGCGGCGCCACCCCGCTCGACGGCGCCCTCGTGATCTCGCTCACCAAGATGGACCGCGTGCTCTCGGTCGACGTCGAGAACCGGCTGGCATGGGTCGAGCCGGGGGTGCTCAACCTCGACCTCACCCGGGCGGTTGCTGCGCACGGGCTGCACTTCGCGCCCGACCCGTCGAGCCAGCAGAGCTGCTCGATCGGTGGCAACGTCGCCAACAACTCCGGCGGGCCGCACTGCCTCGCCGACGGCGTCACCTCGGCGCACGTGCTCGGGGTGGAGGTGGTGCTGCCCGACGGCAGCCTGGCGTTGCTCGCCGGCGAGGCGCCCGAGCCCGACGGGCTCGACCTGCGTGGCGCGTTCGTCGGCAGCGAGGGGATGTTCGGCGTGGCGACGAAGATCTGCGTACGCCTCACCCCGAACCCGCCGGCGGTGAACACGATGCTGATGGACTTCGACTCCGTCGATGCCGGGGCGTCGACCGTCAGCGCCGTGATCGCGGCCGGCATCCTCCCGGCAGCGCTCGAGATGATGGACGCCCTCTGCATCAGGGCTGTCGAGGAGTTCGTCCACGCCGGCCTGCCCGTCGATGCCGCCACGGTGCTGCTGGTCGAGGTGACCGGCCAACCCCACGGCGTGGACGCGGAGTCGGCGAGGGTGGTGGAGATCGCGCGCGCCCACGGAGCGCGCAGCGTTCGCGTGGCGGCAGACGAGGCCGAGCGGGCACTCCTGTGGAAGGGCCGCAAGTCGGCGTTCGGCGCCATCGCCAGGTTGCAGCCGAACTACTACCTGCACGACACGGTGGTGCCGCGGCACAAGCTGCCCGAGGTGCTCGCGCAGGTGTACGAGATCGCCGCCCGGCACCTGCTGATGGTGATGAACGTGTTCCACGCCGGCGACGGGAACCTGCACCCGTTGCTGCTCTACGACAAGCGCGAACCGGGGGTGATGGAGCGCGTGTACGCCGCCGGGGACGAGATCGTGAGGGTGAGCGTCGCCGCCGGTGGGGTGCTGTCGGGGGAGCACGGCATCGGGCTGGAGAAGCGCGACTACATGCCGCTGATGTTCGGCCCCGCCGACCTCGCGGCGCAGGCCGCGCTGCGCCGCGCGTTCGATCCGGCGGGGCTCGCGAACCCGCACAAGGTGCTGCCCAGCCCGGCGTCGTGCAGCGACATCCAGCACGTCCCGCACGGGGCCTGGGTGTGA
- a CDS encoding DUF948 domain-containing protein yields MTAGELAVLLAAVLCSVGFAALIVVLMRVLDTLGSLREEVRDLRAETRPLLADMRSTTDEARSVVLEARDDLERFDRVLGSAEAISDAVAGGGRVARVAFSVPVIKATALATGTGRAARRLRRSQQREQRRALRPGSYELDTDHRSSRRARRR; encoded by the coding sequence ATGACGGCGGGAGAGCTGGCGGTGCTGCTCGCCGCGGTGCTGTGCAGCGTCGGCTTCGCCGCGTTGATCGTGGTGCTGATGCGGGTGCTCGACACGTTGGGCTCCTTGCGCGAAGAGGTGCGTGACCTGCGCGCCGAGACCCGCCCGCTGCTGGCCGACATGCGCTCGACCACCGACGAGGCCCGTTCGGTGGTGCTCGAGGCCCGTGACGACCTCGAGCGCTTCGACCGGGTGCTCGGCTCAGCCGAGGCCATCTCCGACGCCGTCGCCGGCGGTGGCCGGGTGGCGCGGGTGGCGTTCTCGGTCCCGGTGATCAAGGCGACGGCGCTCGCCACCGGCACCGGCCGGGCGGCACGCCGGCTGCGCCGCTCGCAGCAGCGCGAGCAGCGCCGAGCGCTCCGGCCGGGCTCGTACGAGCTCGACACCGACCACCGGTCGAGCCGCAGGGCGCGCCGGCGATGA
- a CDS encoding replication-associated recombination protein A, with protein sequence MADDLFSAAAEQRLRSQAPLAARLRPRTIDEVVGQDHLVGPGRPLRRLVEQDRLTSAIFWGPPGTGKTTLALAVAGTTHRAFEQLSAVTAGVKDVREVIERARQRLGEHGRGTILFLDEIHRFSKAQQDALLPAVEDGTLTLIGATTENPFFEVNPPLRSRSTLFRLEPLDAAAIAELVERGLAAEAMDATAQAKALLVERSNGDGRQVLTSLEVAGALARPAPTVEVDHVEAALGTSALRYGRDDHYDVVSAFIKSMRGSDADAAVYWLARMLEAGEDARFIARRMVILASEDVGMADPEALLVAVAAAHAVEHVGLPEAQLNLAQAAIHLASAPKSNRVALAIWNARAEVREGAAGEVPAHLRDAHYQGARTLGHGAGYEYPHDDPRGWVPQQYLPDNLVGRRWYEPSEHGNEQEVRSRMDEQKR encoded by the coding sequence ATGGCAGACGACCTGTTCTCGGCCGCCGCCGAGCAGCGGCTCCGCTCCCAGGCTCCTCTCGCCGCGCGGTTGCGCCCACGCACGATCGACGAGGTCGTCGGCCAGGACCACCTCGTCGGCCCCGGCCGGCCCCTGCGCCGCCTGGTGGAGCAGGATCGCTTGACCTCGGCGATCTTCTGGGGCCCGCCCGGCACCGGCAAGACGACGCTGGCGCTCGCCGTCGCCGGCACCACCCACCGGGCGTTCGAGCAGCTCTCGGCGGTCACGGCCGGGGTGAAGGACGTGCGTGAGGTGATCGAGCGTGCCCGCCAACGCCTCGGCGAACACGGTCGGGGCACGATCCTCTTCCTCGACGAGATCCATCGCTTCTCGAAGGCCCAGCAAGACGCGCTGCTGCCCGCGGTGGAGGACGGCACCTTGACGCTGATCGGGGCCACCACGGAGAACCCGTTCTTCGAGGTGAACCCGCCGCTGCGCAGCCGCAGCACCTTGTTCCGCCTGGAGCCACTCGACGCGGCCGCCATCGCCGAGCTGGTCGAGCGCGGGCTCGCCGCCGAGGCGATGGACGCCACGGCGCAGGCCAAGGCGCTGCTCGTCGAGCGATCCAACGGCGACGGTCGCCAGGTGCTCACCTCGCTCGAGGTGGCGGGCGCGCTCGCCCGTCCCGCGCCGACCGTCGAGGTCGATCACGTCGAGGCCGCCCTCGGCACGAGCGCGCTGCGCTACGGGCGCGACGACCACTACGACGTCGTCAGCGCGTTCATCAAGAGCATGCGCGGCAGCGACGCCGACGCGGCCGTCTACTGGCTGGCCCGAATGCTCGAAGCCGGGGAGGACGCCCGCTTCATCGCCCGGCGGATGGTGATCCTGGCCAGCGAGGACGTCGGCATGGCCGATCCGGAGGCTCTGCTCGTCGCCGTCGCCGCGGCCCACGCGGTGGAGCACGTCGGGCTCCCCGAGGCGCAGCTCAACCTGGCCCAGGCGGCCATCCACCTGGCGTCAGCGCCGAAGAGCAACCGGGTGGCGCTGGCCATCTGGAACGCCCGCGCCGAGGTGCGCGAGGGGGCCGCCGGCGAGGTGCCGGCGCATCTGCGCGACGCGCACTACCAGGGGGCGCGCACGCTCGGCCACGGAGCGGGTTACGAGTACCCTCATGACGACCCGCGAGGCTGGGTGCCCCAGCAGTACCTGCCCGACAACCTCGTCGGGCGGCGCTGGTACGAGCCGAGCGAGCACGGCAACGAGCAGGAGGTGCGCTCACGCATGGACGAGCAGAAGCGATGA
- a CDS encoding NUDIX domain-containing protein, which yields MGSQHFRAGVVVVVRHPDLRRVLAFERADERGQWQLPQGGLLLGEEPIEGAWRELGEETGLGPNEVEQRAEYPEWVAYEWPAEVRAADRRDGKRRGQVQRWFLFDARSAEVAPRPDGKEFVDVRWVEPAWLVDHVPEFRRAAYDRVLGTL from the coding sequence ATGGGGTCACAGCACTTCCGGGCCGGGGTGGTCGTAGTCGTGCGGCATCCGGACCTGCGCAGAGTGCTCGCGTTCGAGCGTGCCGACGAACGCGGTCAGTGGCAGCTGCCCCAGGGCGGCCTGCTGCTCGGCGAGGAGCCGATCGAGGGCGCCTGGCGGGAACTGGGGGAAGAAACCGGTCTCGGGCCGAACGAGGTCGAACAACGCGCTGAGTACCCGGAATGGGTGGCCTACGAGTGGCCCGCCGAGGTCCGGGCCGCCGATCGCCGCGATGGCAAGCGCAGGGGCCAGGTGCAGCGCTGGTTCCTGTTCGACGCGAGGTCTGCCGAGGTGGCGCCCCGCCCGGACGGCAAGGAGTTCGTCGACGTCCGCTGGGTCGAGCCGGCGTGGCTGGTCGACCACGTGCCCGAGTTCCGCCGCGCGGCCTACGACCGAGTGCTCGGGACGCTCTAG
- the aspS gene encoding aspartate--tRNA ligase, with translation MSVSPSRTALRSHLCGELRPEHIGQTVSICGWVGRRREHGEKLAFVDLRDYSGIVQCVVDNAVDVRSEYVVRITGVVRERPEGTVNANLPTGQVEVGECEVEVLRSAEVPPFPIDARADDVDEVVRLQYRYLDLRRERMQRNLRIRAKVNSAVRAAMERQGFIEVETPMLVPSTPEGAREFLVPSRKEPGSFYALPQSPQLFKQLLMVAGVDRYFQIARCLRDEDLRADRQYEFMQLDAEMSFVEQDDVLEAIGEAVLAAAEAVTGERPAQIARMTWHEAMDRYGVDKPDLRFGMELVELTDVFGSTEFKAFAGAASVKGIRAAGRAEEYGRNKLDGLTDRAKAIGAKGLVWMKVSADGALESPVAKFLSETELAAVAERMAVEPGDLVLIVADEWMTTCEALGQLRNDLGRPPVYEGEPAYVWVTEFPLFVGIDAESGRPKPGHHPFCMPHPDDLDKFESDPLSVRALAYDLVLNGWELGSGSIRIHEPDLQRRVFQSLGIADEEADRKFGFFLRPFVYGAPPHGGFAFGLDRLVAILAGEENIREVIAFPKTQSGSDPMTSAPTPADPRQLDELGLRLLPPRSRSDL, from the coding sequence ATGAGCGTTTCCCCGTCCAGAACCGCGCTGCGCAGCCACCTGTGCGGCGAGCTCCGCCCCGAACACATCGGGCAGACCGTCAGCATCTGCGGATGGGTGGGCCGCCGGCGTGAGCACGGTGAGAAGCTGGCGTTCGTCGACCTGCGCGACTACTCCGGCATCGTGCAGTGCGTGGTCGACAACGCCGTCGACGTGCGCAGCGAGTACGTGGTGCGCATCACCGGCGTGGTGCGGGAGCGGCCCGAGGGCACGGTCAACGCCAACCTGCCGACGGGCCAGGTCGAGGTGGGCGAGTGCGAGGTCGAGGTGCTGCGCAGCGCCGAAGTGCCTCCATTCCCGATCGACGCTCGCGCCGACGACGTCGACGAGGTGGTCCGCCTGCAGTACCGCTACCTCGACCTGCGCCGCGAGCGCATGCAGCGCAACCTGCGCATCCGGGCCAAGGTCAACTCGGCGGTGCGCGCGGCGATGGAGCGCCAGGGGTTCATCGAGGTGGAGACGCCGATGCTCGTGCCGTCCACCCCGGAGGGTGCCCGTGAGTTCCTCGTGCCGTCGCGCAAGGAGCCCGGCTCGTTCTACGCCCTGCCGCAGAGCCCGCAGCTGTTCAAGCAGCTGCTGATGGTGGCCGGTGTCGACCGCTACTTCCAGATCGCCCGCTGCCTGCGCGACGAGGACCTGCGCGCTGACCGCCAGTACGAGTTCATGCAGCTCGACGCGGAGATGAGCTTCGTCGAGCAGGACGACGTGCTGGAGGCGATCGGCGAGGCGGTGCTGGCCGCGGCCGAGGCGGTGACGGGCGAGCGTCCGGCGCAGATCGCGCGGATGACCTGGCACGAGGCGATGGACCGCTACGGCGTCGACAAGCCCGACCTGCGGTTCGGGATGGAGCTAGTCGAGCTCACCGACGTGTTCGGCTCGACCGAGTTCAAGGCCTTTGCCGGCGCGGCCTCGGTGAAGGGGATCCGCGCCGCTGGCCGGGCGGAGGAGTACGGGCGCAACAAGCTCGACGGGCTGACCGATCGGGCGAAGGCGATCGGGGCCAAGGGCCTCGTGTGGATGAAGGTCTCGGCGGACGGCGCGCTGGAGTCGCCGGTGGCCAAGTTCCTCTCCGAGACCGAGCTGGCCGCTGTGGCCGAGCGTATGGCGGTCGAACCAGGGGACCTTGTGCTGATCGTCGCCGACGAGTGGATGACCACGTGCGAGGCACTCGGCCAGCTGCGCAACGATCTCGGCCGCCCTCCCGTCTACGAGGGCGAGCCGGCGTACGTGTGGGTCACCGAGTTCCCGCTGTTCGTCGGCATCGACGCCGAGAGCGGGCGGCCCAAGCCCGGCCACCATCCGTTCTGCATGCCGCACCCCGACGACCTCGACAAGTTCGAGAGCGATCCGCTGTCGGTGCGCGCTCTCGCGTACGACCTGGTGCTGAACGGGTGGGAGCTCGGATCGGGGTCCATCCGGATCCACGAGCCCGACCTGCAGCGGCGGGTCTTCCAATCGCTTGGGATCGCCGACGAGGAGGCCGACCGCAAGTTCGGCTTCTTCCTGCGTCCGTTCGTCTACGGCGCCCCACCCCACGGCGGATTCGCGTTCGGGCTCGATCGCCTGGTGGCGATCCTGGCCGGCGAGGAGAACATCCGCGAGGTGATCGCGTTCCCGAAGACCCAGTCGGGATCCGATCCGATGACGAGCGCACCCACCCCCGCCGACCCCCGCCAGCTCGACGAACTCGGCCTGCGCCTGCTCCCCCCACGTTCTCGGTCGGATTTGTGA